From Actinopolymorpha cephalotaxi, one genomic window encodes:
- a CDS encoding MFS transporter — protein MRGTDESAGPAQTGYRGLLRNHEFSGLFVADVASRIGGQLGKFALAALVYERTRSAALAAVAFAVTYLPGLLGGPVLSTLADRLPRRGLLITCDVVRAVVTGLIAFLGDNIPLALALLLLAEFFRVPFGAARTAILADVLPTERFAAGNALVATSQQAVQVIGFAAGGFVVVLIGSPAALGVNALAYAVSAVLLAVFVVPRPAPARPAGTRQPILRDTWQGLRVVRDTARMPSLFCLLFLGPTVLATAEGLALPLAAELRLGEQGAGILLAAPPLGSAVGLLVVGRMSTPTRERLVAPGAVAVGLCIAAAGLAGPAVLVVAALLLAGLAMGHVAQLQAAIVGLVPAGARGRVVGLANTALQLGQALALLLAGVIAQATSSRGVLVGAGVAAGVAAAAVVGRDPAARQEGRPTPEPVNDLAIAGPGAPRVPGPAGALPAEVRPAGALPAEVRPAEVGMAGREAERRPAG, from the coding sequence GTGAGGGGTACCGACGAGTCCGCTGGGCCGGCCCAGACCGGCTATCGCGGCCTGCTCCGAAACCACGAGTTCTCGGGGCTGTTCGTCGCGGACGTCGCCTCGCGGATCGGCGGTCAGCTGGGAAAGTTCGCTCTGGCCGCCCTCGTCTACGAACGCACCCGGTCGGCCGCCCTGGCCGCGGTGGCGTTCGCCGTCACCTACCTGCCCGGCCTGCTGGGCGGCCCGGTGCTGTCCACCCTGGCCGACCGGTTGCCCCGGCGCGGCCTCCTGATCACGTGTGACGTCGTACGAGCCGTGGTCACGGGGCTGATCGCGTTCCTCGGCGACAACATTCCGCTGGCGCTCGCCCTGCTCCTGCTCGCGGAGTTCTTCCGGGTGCCGTTCGGAGCCGCACGGACGGCGATCCTGGCCGACGTCCTGCCCACCGAGCGGTTCGCCGCCGGAAACGCTCTGGTCGCCACCAGCCAGCAGGCCGTCCAGGTGATCGGCTTCGCGGCCGGCGGGTTCGTCGTCGTCCTCATCGGCTCGCCCGCGGCACTCGGTGTCAACGCACTGGCGTACGCCGTCTCCGCCGTCCTGCTCGCGGTGTTCGTCGTGCCGCGGCCGGCGCCGGCCCGTCCCGCGGGCACGCGTCAGCCGATCCTGCGCGACACCTGGCAGGGCCTGCGGGTCGTCCGGGACACCGCCCGGATGCCGAGCCTGTTCTGCCTGCTGTTCCTGGGGCCGACGGTCCTGGCCACCGCGGAGGGACTCGCCCTGCCGCTCGCAGCCGAACTCCGGCTGGGCGAACAGGGCGCGGGCATCCTGCTCGCGGCACCGCCGCTGGGCAGCGCGGTCGGTCTGCTCGTGGTGGGGCGGATGTCCACACCGACGCGGGAACGCCTGGTGGCTCCGGGGGCGGTCGCGGTCGGGCTGTGCATCGCGGCGGCGGGGCTGGCCGGGCCGGCTGTGCTCGTGGTGGCGGCGTTGCTGCTGGCCGGTCTGGCGATGGGGCACGTCGCCCAGCTTCAGGCCGCCATCGTCGGGCTGGTGCCCGCCGGCGCCCGGGGCCGGGTGGTCGGCCTGGCCAACACCGCACTGCAACTCGGCCAGGCCCTGGCCCTTCTGCTCGCCGGGGTGATCGCCCAGGCGACGTCGAGTCGAGGGGTGCTGGTCGGGGCCGGTGTGGCCGCCGGGGTCGCGGCGGCTGCCGTGGTCGGCCGGGATCCGGCCGCGCGCCAAGAGGGCCGACCAACGCCGGAGCCGGTGAACGACCTGGCGATCGCCGGTCCGGGGGCGCCGCGGGTACCTGGCCCGGCGGGAGCGTTGCCGGCGGAGGTACGGCCTGCCGGGGCGTTGCCGGCGGAAGTACGGCCGGCGGAGGTTGGGATGGCCGGCCGGGAAGCGGAGCGTCGGCCGGCAGGGTGA
- a CDS encoding polyprenyl synthetase family protein translates to MPDTTQPHRDHAETPAGTAPAADDLAVPPESPAPGPPGPPGPPGTEADLAALRAGVDRALEEFLAGRAAELAGVDAELRIQSDLVAEFVAGGKRLRPAFAYWGWRAAGGDPDDPRMMVAAASLELLQAAAIVHDDLMDASDTRRGRPSIHRQFAAQHRERGWEGPGERFGLGGALLLGDLCLCWSDEMLRTCGLPPERLLPALGYFDTMRTEVMAGQYLDLVTQSAADTTMARAMRVVRFKSAKYTIERPLHLGGALAGAGEDLLAAYSAYGLPLGEAFQLRDDVLGVFGDPVITGKPAGDDLREGKRTALVAKALETASPAQVERFQRWFGDPDLDSQGVGELRDIIVSTGALAAVEHLIAELTAEASLALDKAPLTADDARAALAGLARAATQRTG, encoded by the coding sequence GTGCCGGACACCACCCAGCCGCATCGTGACCACGCCGAGACCCCCGCCGGGACCGCGCCGGCCGCCGATGATCTTGCTGTGCCGCCTGAGTCGCCCGCGCCCGGGCCGCCCGGGCCGCCCGGGCCGCCCGGGACCGAGGCGGACCTGGCCGCGCTGCGGGCCGGGGTCGACCGGGCGCTGGAGGAGTTCCTCGCCGGTCGCGCCGCCGAGCTGGCCGGCGTGGACGCCGAGCTCCGGATCCAGAGCGACCTGGTGGCGGAGTTCGTCGCGGGCGGCAAGCGGCTCCGGCCGGCGTTCGCCTACTGGGGCTGGCGAGCGGCCGGCGGCGACCCTGACGATCCGCGGATGATGGTGGCCGCCGCGTCGCTCGAGCTGCTGCAGGCCGCCGCGATCGTGCACGACGACCTGATGGACGCCTCCGACACCCGGCGCGGCCGGCCCTCCATCCACCGGCAGTTCGCCGCCCAGCACCGCGAACGCGGCTGGGAAGGGCCGGGCGAGCGGTTCGGCCTGGGCGGTGCGCTGCTGCTCGGCGACCTGTGCCTGTGCTGGTCGGACGAGATGCTGCGCACGTGCGGGTTGCCGCCGGAGCGGCTGCTGCCGGCCCTCGGCTACTTCGACACGATGCGCACCGAGGTGATGGCCGGGCAGTACCTCGACCTGGTGACGCAGTCCGCGGCCGACACGACGATGGCCCGGGCCATGCGGGTGGTGCGGTTCAAGAGCGCGAAGTACACCATCGAACGCCCGCTCCACCTCGGCGGTGCGCTCGCCGGTGCCGGCGAGGACCTGCTCGCGGCGTACTCCGCGTACGGCCTGCCGCTCGGTGAGGCGTTCCAGTTGCGCGACGACGTGCTCGGGGTGTTCGGCGACCCGGTGATCACCGGCAAACCGGCCGGCGACGACCTGCGCGAGGGCAAGCGGACCGCGCTGGTGGCCAAGGCCCTGGAGACCGCGTCCCCCGCACAGGTGGAACGCTTCCAGCGGTGGTTCGGCGACCCGGACCTGGACTCGCAGGGCGTCGGCGAACTCCGCGACATCATCGTCTCCACCGGTGCGCTGGCCGCGGTCGAACACCTCATCGCCGAACTCACCGCGGAAGCGTCACTGGCCCTCGACAAGGCGCCGTTGACAGCCGACGACGCCCGCGCCGCGCTTGCCGGACTGGCCAGAGCCGCCACCCAGCGCACCGGCTGA
- a CDS encoding Rv2175c family DNA-binding protein, producing MSKNEPITQTDPSEHAEQPETAGQTGQGGLADVHTLVPEWLNVPEVAERLGVNVSRVRQLLREGELIAVPHGERGALHVPAAFLDGAHILKGLTGTLTVLRDGGFDAEETVRWLFSVDDRLDTRPIDALAGNRIKEVRRHAQVLAF from the coding sequence GTGAGCAAGAACGAGCCGATCACGCAGACGGACCCGTCGGAGCACGCCGAGCAGCCGGAGACGGCCGGGCAAACCGGGCAGGGGGGCCTGGCCGACGTCCACACCCTCGTACCGGAGTGGCTGAACGTCCCCGAGGTGGCCGAGCGCCTCGGCGTCAACGTCAGCCGGGTACGCCAGTTGCTGCGCGAGGGCGAGCTCATCGCCGTTCCGCACGGGGAGCGCGGCGCGTTGCACGTGCCCGCGGCGTTCCTCGACGGCGCCCACATCCTGAAGGGCCTCACCGGCACGCTCACCGTCCTGCGCGACGGTGGCTTCGACGCGGAGGAGACCGTGCGCTGGCTGTTCTCCGTCGACGACCGGCTGGACACCCGCCCGATCGACGCGCTGGCCGGCAACCGGATCAAGGAAGTACGCCGGCACGCACAGGTGCTCGCGTTCTAG
- a CDS encoding SAV_6107 family HEPN domain-containing protein, with translation MRTQSSPSFQAPLGPSVFEALDRARASLAEARMAELATERYSAAHIAALRTAAAVLAARTGPAVRRGRRDAWTLLARVAPELAEWAAFFAAGAGKRAAAEAGLPRAVTDRDADDLVRDVERFIAVVEAMLELPHQPSLPHQSDPADGDRLGRTGLRVHGPGAAA, from the coding sequence ATGCGCACACAGTCGAGTCCGTCGTTCCAGGCTCCACTCGGGCCGAGCGTCTTCGAGGCGCTCGACCGGGCCCGGGCGTCGCTGGCCGAGGCGCGGATGGCCGAGCTCGCGACCGAGCGCTACTCCGCCGCCCACATCGCCGCTCTGCGCACGGCGGCAGCCGTCCTGGCCGCGCGCACCGGGCCGGCCGTTCGCCGCGGTCGCCGCGACGCGTGGACACTGCTGGCCCGGGTCGCCCCGGAGCTCGCGGAGTGGGCGGCGTTCTTCGCCGCCGGAGCCGGCAAGCGCGCGGCGGCCGAGGCAGGACTCCCCAGAGCGGTGACCGACCGGGACGCCGACGATCTGGTCCGCGACGTCGAGCGCTTCATCGCGGTGGTCGAGGCAATGCTGGAGCTGCCGCACCAGCCCTCGCTGCCGCATCAGTCCGACCCGGCCGACGGCGATCGCCTGGGCCGGACGGGCCTACGGGTCCACGGCCCGGGGGCGGCCGCCTGA
- a CDS encoding phytoene desaturase family protein, with amino-acid sequence MAQVVVVVGGGLGGLAAAARLAKLGHEVCLCEATDRLGGAVAGVEHGGFRWDLGPATMTLPATVRDLFRKSGRPLERVRTLLPVSTPRRHVFADGTALDLPVESRSGQRDALEAVLGPAAATAWETTVDDLTPVWEVLRTRALEVPFTGGRSLGAAGLRTLGYGRSLRGFTRARLAEPRLRQVLEYAALPDGGVPASRAPALTAVAAYVERTFGSWYFPGGFTELVTALRDRLAERGVRVRLGAEVVAVTTDPNAAGDARGAVTGVRLADGETLPARVVVADVDVRTLTDRMLERPPGTLRRGARSLRVPPPRSRLLVGVRADAGPVLPFETVLHPAPGEGGAPIVVRAAADEGAAPEGHQAVSVHAAGEVTREGVPDLLDLLAERGLDLRDRVVTRVESPVPAYGPTWRGAWRGLGVPANRTGVGGLFVVGGTAHPGPGVPLVLLGAATVAQEIGRA; translated from the coding sequence GTGGCACAGGTGGTGGTGGTGGTCGGCGGCGGCCTCGGCGGACTCGCGGCGGCGGCCCGGCTCGCCAAGCTGGGTCACGAAGTCTGCCTGTGCGAGGCGACGGACCGGCTCGGCGGCGCCGTGGCGGGTGTGGAGCACGGCGGGTTCCGGTGGGACCTCGGTCCGGCGACGATGACCCTGCCGGCGACGGTGCGCGACCTGTTCCGCAAGTCCGGCCGCCCCCTGGAACGCGTACGCACCCTGCTGCCGGTGTCCACTCCTCGCCGGCACGTCTTCGCCGACGGGACGGCTCTCGACCTGCCGGTGGAAAGCCGGTCGGGTCAGCGCGACGCCCTCGAAGCGGTGCTCGGCCCGGCCGCGGCGACGGCATGGGAGACCACCGTCGACGACCTGACCCCGGTGTGGGAAGTCCTGCGCACCCGGGCGCTGGAGGTGCCGTTCACCGGTGGGCGGTCGCTGGGCGCCGCCGGGCTGCGAACGCTGGGATACGGGCGGTCGCTGCGCGGGTTCACCCGTGCCCGGCTGGCCGAGCCGCGGTTGCGGCAGGTGCTGGAGTACGCCGCCCTGCCCGACGGTGGCGTGCCGGCCTCCCGGGCGCCCGCGTTGACCGCGGTGGCCGCCTACGTGGAGCGCACCTTCGGGTCGTGGTACTTCCCGGGCGGCTTCACCGAACTCGTCACCGCCCTCCGCGACCGCCTGGCCGAGCGCGGCGTGCGGGTGCGACTGGGCGCCGAGGTCGTCGCGGTGACGACGGACCCGAACGCGGCCGGCGACGCCCGCGGTGCGGTGACCGGCGTACGCCTGGCCGACGGCGAGACGCTGCCCGCGCGGGTGGTGGTCGCCGACGTCGACGTACGGACGCTGACCGACCGGATGCTGGAGCGGCCGCCCGGGACGCTGCGGCGCGGTGCGCGGTCGCTGCGCGTTCCGCCGCCCCGGTCCCGGCTGCTGGTCGGTGTTCGTGCGGATGCGGGGCCGGTGCTGCCGTTCGAGACCGTCCTGCATCCGGCGCCCGGCGAGGGCGGTGCGCCGATCGTGGTCCGGGCCGCCGCCGACGAGGGGGCCGCGCCCGAGGGGCACCAGGCGGTCAGCGTGCACGCGGCCGGTGAGGTCACTCGTGAGGGCGTGCCGGACCTGCTGGACCTGCTCGCCGAACGCGGCCTCGACCTGCGGGACCGCGTCGTCACCCGGGTCGAGTCCCCGGTCCCGGCGTACGGACCCACCTGGCGCGGTGCGTGGCGCGGCCTCGGCGTACCCGCCAACCGCACCGGCGTCGGCGGGCTGTTCGTGGTCGGCGGGACGGCGCATCCCGGACCGGGAGTGCCGCTGGTGCTGCTCGGCGCCGCGACGGTCGCCCAGGAGATCGGCCGCGCCTGA
- a CDS encoding methyltransferase domain-containing protein has translation MPERSLDVEGGAAHRAADSLSGSAPGRRRSLRDEVLGRLVRAALDDQVAKSGRSALRVVDAGGGTGHLAVPIARMGHQVTVVDPSPDSLAALERRAAEARVTERVQAVQGDAVGLRDLLGEETTDLVLCHSVLEVVDDPQVAVHEMARVLRPGGALSLVAANRYAAVLAKVLGGHLDQARAALDAADDPVEAGPTPRRFTPEQLRDLAENAGLAVVDERGVRVFADLLPAGLADEPGATAALLDLESQASAHPKFRALSAQLHLLARRQ, from the coding sequence GTGCCCGAGCGCAGCCTGGACGTCGAAGGTGGCGCCGCTCACCGGGCCGCCGACTCCCTCAGCGGTTCGGCGCCCGGACGCCGCCGGTCGCTTCGGGACGAGGTGCTCGGACGCCTGGTCCGAGCAGCCCTCGACGACCAGGTGGCCAAGTCCGGCCGGTCTGCCCTCCGGGTGGTCGACGCCGGCGGCGGCACCGGGCACCTCGCGGTCCCGATCGCGCGCATGGGCCACCAGGTGACTGTCGTCGATCCGAGCCCCGACTCCCTGGCCGCGCTCGAACGCCGGGCCGCGGAGGCGCGCGTCACCGAAAGAGTCCAGGCGGTGCAGGGCGACGCGGTGGGCCTGCGGGACCTTCTCGGCGAGGAGACCACCGACCTGGTGCTCTGCCACAGCGTGCTGGAAGTGGTCGACGATCCGCAGGTGGCCGTGCACGAGATGGCGCGTGTGCTGCGGCCCGGGGGAGCGCTCAGCCTGGTGGCGGCCAACCGCTACGCCGCAGTGCTGGCCAAGGTCCTGGGCGGCCACCTCGACCAGGCGCGGGCGGCACTCGACGCCGCCGACGACCCGGTGGAGGCCGGCCCGACGCCGCGCCGCTTCACTCCCGAGCAACTACGCGATCTCGCCGAGAACGCCGGACTCGCGGTGGTCGATGAACGCGGCGTGAGGGTCTTCGCCGATCTGCTGCCGGCCGGCCTGGCCGACGAGCCCGGGGCGACGGCCGCCCTGCTCGACCTGGAGTCACAGGCCTCGGCACATCCGAAGTTTCGCGCCCTGTCCGCCCAGCTCCACCTGCTCGCCCGCAGGCAGTGA
- a CDS encoding transglutaminase TgpA family protein — translation MSSALRRSLSAFLATVLASLALFPAYATTEWLWSTVLAALFVTTIGFVLRQVGTPRLLVPVGQLAALGWAFVLVYAPHDLRFGFLPTGESVLALAHRINDGLLIVVRYAAPVPYDADLVMVTAIGIGLVAIAVDLLAATYRLTPWAGLPLLLVYSIPATTVSGGISALAFIPAAIGYVVLLLGEGRERLGRWGRVIGLADDVAGPQETVQTSLLGQTGRRVSAAVIGLAVVVPAVVPTLPESVLGRGEGGGLGPASRTIKVNNPIVDLKRDLKRPQDFPVMTYTTGTNSPDYIKLVTLDEFDGDRWRPSPRNVSNVTPDRSDYGRLPDPPGLRSNVAKTAVTTKFQVADSLQSRWLPTPYPPTAVKTTADWGYDPATLDIVLRGQESAGLSYDVRTLDVGYTPAELRNAGPPPAAVFDRYTKLPPNIPKEVLRLARTETAKARTAYDKAVALQTWFRNDFIYDLEVQPGHGGSAMLEFLADRRGYCEQFAATMAIMARSLDIPARVSVGYMPGTRQADGRWLVTSHDSHAWPELYFAGYGWVRFEPTPQSQTGVAPVWTVPDTATPNTPVPDQRDNPEDPRQNRNPSSSPTPLPNRHDNINAVPTTPTGPSFDVLPVLGVLAVLLVVAMPMLTRVGIRRSRLSQRDPERLVEAAWRELADVTTDLGVPWDNATTPRAAGVRLADRLPASAHQALRTVVDAVERGRYAPTPGDVGDVRAAVVTVTRALSGQLTRAHRLRAWLAPVSLWRRLPALWSPVTGLLDRVDTLGPRLARRVRRGRMAGTSR, via the coding sequence ATGAGCAGCGCGCTTCGCCGGAGCCTCTCGGCTTTCCTCGCCACCGTCCTCGCCTCGCTCGCACTGTTCCCCGCGTACGCCACCACCGAGTGGTTGTGGTCGACCGTGCTGGCGGCGCTGTTCGTCACCACGATCGGGTTCGTCCTGCGCCAGGTCGGTACTCCCCGGCTGCTCGTGCCCGTCGGGCAGCTGGCCGCGCTCGGCTGGGCGTTCGTGCTGGTCTACGCACCCCACGACCTGCGGTTCGGCTTCCTGCCCACCGGCGAGTCGGTGCTGGCGCTGGCCCACCGCATCAACGACGGGCTGCTGATCGTGGTGCGCTACGCCGCGCCGGTCCCCTATGACGCCGACCTGGTGATGGTGACGGCGATCGGCATCGGCCTGGTGGCGATCGCCGTGGACCTGCTGGCGGCGACCTACCGGCTGACCCCGTGGGCGGGCCTGCCGCTGCTCCTCGTCTACAGCATCCCGGCCACCACGGTCTCCGGCGGCATCTCCGCGCTCGCGTTCATTCCCGCCGCGATCGGGTACGTCGTCCTGCTGCTCGGCGAGGGCCGCGAACGCCTCGGCCGATGGGGACGCGTGATCGGCCTCGCCGACGACGTCGCCGGGCCGCAGGAGACGGTGCAGACGTCGCTGCTCGGGCAGACCGGCCGGCGGGTGAGCGCCGCGGTGATCGGGCTCGCGGTGGTCGTACCCGCGGTCGTGCCGACGCTTCCGGAGAGCGTGCTGGGGCGCGGGGAGGGCGGCGGGCTCGGACCGGCCAGCCGCACGATCAAGGTGAACAACCCGATCGTCGACCTCAAACGCGACCTGAAGCGTCCACAGGACTTCCCGGTGATGACGTACACCACCGGCACGAACTCCCCCGACTACATCAAGCTCGTCACGCTGGACGAGTTCGACGGCGACCGGTGGCGGCCCTCGCCCCGCAACGTCAGCAACGTCACCCCCGACCGTTCCGACTACGGGCGGCTCCCCGACCCGCCGGGGCTGCGGAGCAACGTCGCGAAGACCGCGGTGACGACGAAGTTCCAGGTGGCCGACTCGCTGCAGTCGAGGTGGCTGCCGACGCCGTACCCCCCGACCGCGGTGAAGACGACGGCCGACTGGGGGTACGACCCGGCGACGCTGGACATCGTGCTCCGCGGTCAGGAGTCGGCCGGGCTCTCCTACGACGTACGCACCCTGGATGTCGGTTACACCCCGGCCGAGCTGCGAAACGCCGGGCCCCCGCCGGCCGCGGTGTTCGACCGCTACACCAAGCTCCCGCCGAACATCCCCAAGGAAGTGCTGCGGCTGGCCCGGACCGAGACCGCCAAGGCGCGGACCGCCTACGACAAGGCGGTGGCGCTGCAGACGTGGTTCCGCAACGACTTCATCTACGACCTCGAGGTCCAGCCCGGCCACGGCGGGTCGGCCATGCTCGAGTTCCTCGCCGACCGGCGCGGCTACTGCGAGCAGTTCGCCGCCACCATGGCCATCATGGCGCGCTCGCTCGACATCCCCGCCCGGGTGAGCGTCGGCTACATGCCGGGCACCCGGCAGGCCGACGGGCGCTGGCTGGTGACCTCCCACGACTCCCACGCCTGGCCCGAGCTGTACTTCGCGGGATACGGATGGGTGCGGTTCGAGCCGACCCCGCAGTCGCAGACCGGCGTCGCTCCGGTCTGGACCGTCCCGGACACCGCCACGCCGAACACCCCGGTTCCCGACCAGCGCGACAACCCCGAGGACCCGCGACAGAACCGCAACCCGTCGTCGTCGCCGACGCCGCTGCCCAACCGGCACGACAACATCAACGCCGTACCCACCACACCGACCGGCCCGTCGTTCGATGTGCTGCCCGTGCTGGGCGTTCTGGCGGTGCTCCTGGTCGTGGCCATGCCGATGCTGACCCGGGTCGGGATCCGGCGGTCCCGGTTGTCGCAACGCGACCCGGAACGACTGGTCGAGGCCGCCTGGCGGGAGCTCGCCGACGTGACGACCGACCTCGGCGTCCCGTGGGACAACGCCACGACCCCGCGGGCAGCCGGAGTCCGACTGGCCGACCGGCTTCCGGCGTCAGCGCACCAGGCGCTTCGGACCGTGGTCGACGCGGTCGAACGCGGTCGGTACGCCCCGACTCCGGGCGACGTCGGTGACGTGCGCGCGGCGGTGGTCACGGTGACCCGGGCGCTGTCCGGTCAGCTGACCAGAGCGCACCGGCTCAGGGCGTGGCTGGCGCCGGTCTCCCTGTGGCGTCGGCTGCCGGCGCTGTGGTCTCCGGTGACCGGGCTGCTGGACCGGGTGGACACGCTCGGGCCGCGCCTTGCCCGCCGGGTGCGACGCGGCCGGATGGCCGGCACCAGCCGCTGA
- a CDS encoding DUF4126 domain-containing protein yields MGDTVLACSAGVRSGPATGDEETRGDEVELLPLVFTSGWASGVNAYATVLLLGLFGRFLGVEGIPAALERTDVLLAAAGLYALEFVADKIPYVDSGWDAVSTAIRPTVGAILGLLIAGHSGDLDQALSATVAGTTALASHAVKTGLRFAVHTSPEPVSNVAVSLGEDLSVAGALALAVTWPWTAFTLVLGTLAGGGLLTLVLTRRVRRGYRRWRERRHQILEQP; encoded by the coding sequence GTGGGCGACACTGTGCTGGCGTGCAGTGCCGGCGTGCGGTCCGGGCCGGCCACCGGCGACGAGGAGACGAGAGGGGACGAGGTGGAACTGCTTCCGCTGGTGTTCACCAGCGGCTGGGCGAGCGGCGTCAACGCCTACGCGACGGTCCTGCTCCTCGGCCTGTTCGGCAGGTTCCTCGGCGTCGAGGGCATACCGGCCGCCCTGGAACGCACCGACGTCCTGCTGGCCGCGGCCGGGTTGTACGCGCTGGAGTTCGTGGCCGACAAGATCCCGTACGTCGACTCCGGCTGGGACGCGGTCTCCACCGCGATCCGGCCCACGGTCGGCGCGATCCTCGGGCTGCTGATCGCCGGGCATTCCGGCGACCTCGACCAGGCCCTGTCGGCGACCGTGGCGGGGACGACCGCGCTGGCCAGCCACGCTGTCAAGACGGGGTTGCGGTTCGCGGTCCACACCTCACCGGAGCCGGTCAGCAACGTCGCGGTCAGCCTGGGTGAGGACCTGTCGGTGGCGGGCGCCCTGGCCCTCGCGGTGACCTGGCCGTGGACGGCGTTCACGCTGGTGCTCGGCACCCTGGCGGGCGGTGGACTGCTGACGCTGGTCCTGACCCGGCGGGTCCGTCGCGGATACCGCCGATGGCGCGAACGACGGCACCAGATCCTCGAGCAACCCTGA
- a CDS encoding DUF3040 domain-containing protein, which produces MPLSDHEQRLLEQMERALAAEDPKLASALRGVDLRTRQRRRAVIGAAVFVVGMVLMLGGAIMMTTRQSSGFVAVSVLGFLVMLVSAYYVATSLRHMPAAGETTKVVPLRGRGQRPRGGQAKPSGQAKPKARRPKPSGTFMQRVEERWRRRRETGGY; this is translated from the coding sequence GTGCCTCTCTCTGACCACGAGCAGCGACTGCTCGAGCAGATGGAGCGGGCCCTTGCCGCCGAGGACCCGAAGTTGGCCTCGGCGTTGCGGGGGGTCGATCTGCGCACGCGTCAACGTCGGCGTGCCGTGATCGGAGCCGCCGTCTTCGTCGTCGGCATGGTGTTGATGCTGGGCGGCGCGATCATGATGACCACCCGCCAGAGCTCGGGCTTCGTCGCGGTGAGCGTGCTCGGCTTCCTGGTCATGCTGGTCTCCGCCTATTACGTCGCGACCAGCCTGCGGCACATGCCCGCGGCCGGTGAGACGACCAAGGTGGTGCCGCTTCGCGGGCGCGGACAGCGACCACGCGGCGGCCAGGCGAAGCCGAGCGGACAGGCGAAGCCGAAGGCCCGCCGCCCCAAGCCCAGCGGCACCTTCATGCAGCGCGTCGAAGAACGCTGGCGGCGCCGCCGCGAAACCGGCGGGTACTGA
- the metF gene encoding methylenetetrahydrofolate reductase [NAD(P)H], which produces MASGPASSAPRPSRTVRELLAGGDRSYSFEFFPPKTDQGELQLWRAIRELEPLSPTFVSVTYGAGGSTRDRTVRIIARIASDTTLTPVAHLTCVGHSRAELRSVIGSYADAGVRNILALRGDPEGGPNQPWIRHPEGLDHADELVTLVRELGDFSVGVAAFPEGHPEAVSLDADAEYLAAKAAAGADFAVTQFFFDADDYFALRDRARKLSCEIPIIPGIMPVTNVRQIQRFAALSGAAFPPDLAERLLAVEDDPAAVRAIGVEAATELCRKLLDGGAPGLHFYTLNRSTATREIYANVVGPVARAS; this is translated from the coding sequence ATGGCTTCTGGGCCCGCGTCCTCCGCTCCCCGTCCGTCCCGAACCGTCCGTGAGCTGCTCGCGGGCGGTGATCGTTCGTATTCGTTCGAGTTCTTCCCACCCAAGACCGACCAGGGCGAGCTGCAGCTGTGGCGCGCCATCCGCGAGCTGGAGCCACTGTCGCCGACGTTCGTCTCGGTCACCTACGGTGCCGGTGGGAGCACCCGCGACCGCACGGTCCGGATCATCGCCCGGATCGCCAGTGACACGACGCTGACGCCGGTCGCCCACCTCACCTGCGTGGGGCACTCCCGCGCGGAGCTGCGTTCGGTGATCGGTTCGTACGCCGACGCCGGGGTCCGCAACATCCTGGCGCTGCGCGGTGACCCCGAAGGCGGGCCGAACCAACCCTGGATCCGGCACCCGGAGGGGCTCGACCACGCCGACGAGCTCGTCACGCTGGTCCGCGAGCTCGGTGACTTCTCCGTGGGCGTGGCGGCGTTCCCCGAGGGACACCCGGAGGCGGTCAGCCTGGACGCCGACGCGGAGTACCTCGCCGCGAAGGCGGCGGCGGGCGCGGACTTCGCGGTGACGCAGTTCTTCTTCGACGCCGACGACTACTTCGCGCTGCGCGACCGGGCGCGGAAGCTGTCCTGCGAGATCCCGATCATCCCGGGCATCATGCCGGTCACCAACGTCCGGCAGATCCAGCGGTTCGCGGCCCTGTCGGGTGCGGCGTTCCCGCCCGACCTCGCCGAACGCCTGCTGGCGGTCGAGGACGACCCGGCGGCCGTCCGCGCGATCGGGGTGGAGGCCGCCACGGAGCTGTGCCGGAAGCTCCTCGACGGGGGAGCCCCGGGCCTGCACTTCTACACCCTCAACCGGTCCACGGCGACCCGCGAGATCTACGCCAACGTGGTCGGCCCGGTCGCCCGCGCGTCCTGA
- a CDS encoding barstar family protein: MSQLDLLLAGELTPGVYRWPAAPPTVKVKGVVDQEGWHFVDLDTATVVDKAGLLDAVAKTLGLPAYLGRSFDAFAELLAEVRDEHGVVVWWQGWAGLAQLNPQATELALTEFATRAADREQGVLAVVVAGPGPVLDVSTWE; encoded by the coding sequence ATGTCGCAGCTGGACCTGCTGCTGGCCGGTGAGCTCACCCCAGGCGTCTACCGCTGGCCGGCGGCGCCGCCCACCGTCAAGGTGAAGGGCGTCGTCGACCAGGAGGGCTGGCACTTCGTCGACCTGGACACCGCGACCGTGGTCGACAAGGCCGGGTTGCTGGACGCGGTCGCCAAGACCCTGGGCCTCCCGGCCTACCTCGGCCGCAGCTTCGACGCGTTCGCCGAGCTTCTTGCCGAAGTACGCGACGAGCACGGCGTGGTGGTGTGGTGGCAGGGCTGGGCGGGGCTCGCGCAGCTGAACCCGCAGGCGACCGAGCTCGCGCTGACGGAGTTCGCCACCCGTGCGGCCGACCGGGAGCAGGGCGTGCTGGCGGTGGTGGTCGCGGGCCCGGGCCCGGTGCTCGACGTATCCACCTGGGAGTGA